The region ttcaagtctgggctctggctgggccactcaaggacattcacagagttgtcctgaagccactcctttgatatcttggctgtgtgcttagggtcgttgtcctgctgaaagataaaccgtcgccccagtctgaggtcaagagcgctctggagcaggttttcatccaggatgtctctgtactttgctgcattcatctttccctctatcctgactagtctcccagttcctgccgctgaaaaacatccccacagcatgatgctgccaccaccatgcttcactgtagggatggtattggcctggtgatgagcggtgcctggtttcctccaaacgtgacgcctggcattcacaccaaagagttcaatctttgtctcatcagaccagagaattttgtttctcatggtctgagagtccttcaggtgccttttggcaaactccaggcgggctgctatgtgccttttactaaggagtggcttccgtctggccactctaccatacaggcctgattggtggattgctgcagagatggttgtccttctggaaggttctcctctctccacagaggaactctggagctctgacagagtgaccatcgggttcttggtcacctccctgactaaggcccttctcccccgattactcagtttagatggccggccagctctaggaagagtcctggtggttccgaacttcttccacttacggatgatggaggccactgtgctcattgggaccttcaaagcagcagaaatttttctgtaaccttccccagatttgtgcctcgagacaatcctgtctcggaggtctacagacaattcctttgacttcatgcttggtttgtgctctgacatgcactgtcaactgtgggaccttatatagacaggtgtgtgcctttccaaatcatgtccaatcaactgaatttaccacaggtggactccaattaagctgcagaaacatctcaaggatgatcagtggaaacaggatgcacctgagctcaattttgagcttcatggcaaaggctgtgaatacttatgtacatgtgatttcttagttttttatttttaataaatttgcaaaaatttcaaaaaaacttttttcacattgtcattatggggtgttgtgtgtagaattttgaggaaaaaaattaatttaatccattttggaataagggtgtaacataacaaaatgtggaaaaagtgaagcgccgtgaatactttccggatgcactgtatatgatATTACCTCAGTATATGACATTACCTTGATACTGAATTAAGAGGAAAGTCTTGTGTGTTGCAGTTGCGGGCGGAGGCTGTGGAGGACGTCTATACCTCCCGCAAGAAACAGCACCAGACCATGATGCACTACTTCTGCTCCCTGAACACACTTCAGTACAAGAAGAAGACGGCTCTGCTGGAGCCGCTGCTGGGCTACATGCAGGCCCaggtacacgcacacacacacacacacacacacaaacaagttatTGCGAGAACTAGTCCAAGTCATTTTCACTCTAGAACTATTCATATGAAGTGTCTCCGTTAATAGAAACATTAGACTGCTGTGATGTTGAAGTGGAGCAGGCAGTGAACTTCAGTTTAAAccaaattcattttaaatcagaagTTTTCCCAACTGGTTCTGAGCTGTTACCAAACCTCCTGATGTGTCTttatctttgtctgtgtttgttcgGTGCAGATCAGTTTCTTTAAGCTGGGTTCAGAAAACCTCACCCAGCAGTGGGAGGAGTTCCTGGGAACCATAGGAACCAGTGTCCAGAAGTAAGAAgtccgaccccccccccccaaaagtgTCTTaactttttccctcttttgtttgttctaCATTCAAGGtcttaaattgtttgttttgtttagttgaACTCGGTTTTAaagtttttgtggttttgaaggAATTGCGAATGGATGGAAACAGCATTATGAAGACATAAATGAATGATCTCATATGTCATATATGTCACTGATATGTGACATTTGTCACATATCAGTGACAAATGTGAGGGGAACCTGTgaattcactgtgtgtgtgtgtgtgtgtgtgtgtgtgtgtgtgtgtgtgtgtgtgtgtgtgtgtgtgtttgtagtgttcGTCGGGAGATGGAACAGGAGGTTGGGCAGATGCAGCAGACCATCCAGGAGATGGAGAGATCATGTGACTCGCTGTACGCACCGTGTGACCCTGACCCCGCccactcacctgtctgtcacaaCATGACCAGGAAACAGGGCTACCTGTACATCCGCAAGTAGGACACACACTTATATatcaatacttttatttaatgtttgaatTAAAGCTCCTCCGTGTACAGTTGTTGTCTGTTCATATCATCATTGAAATCATTCTCATGTCGTACGTTTTTGGTTATAGAAAAATTAAAACTGGTGCAAGTATATGCAAGTATATGTACAAGTATAGGGTCGGATTACACTACTGGGGGGTGCCAGAGTTGGAAATTTTCAAATCCAACACAAAGCGCATTTacttttttatcttgttttctgtgttttgccCATCAGTTcaatcagtaataataacattgtgcTGACCAAGTTAATAGCTGACATCTGGGAAGATTGCGACGTCACTAGAAGAAATGTCAGACGagtcaagaaacacaagcagtcagacgaCCAGACGGGTTTTTAACAAACATATtggtaacgcttcattttacaggtccgcaaatttcatggtaagtaggtgataattagatAGTAAcgtatttgtaatttctttgaaattacacCCAAATTACCCCAACATTTACCCGATAATTTATCAAAAATAATCCCAACATTAGCTGCAGCGTTTATTCATGGGCAAACTGTAACCTACACTGTGTATTTCCTGCCACTAGACAACCTCACTGCGAACCTTTGTAAAActtacaaaagaaaactgtaactaaatacaaaaagtaaataggCCTCTTTTTATACAGTACGCTATCATTTCcatgataaaaaacaaaataaaaactaactGCTGATCACTGAAATAGTGCTTATACATTGGTCAAaagagtctgtgtgttggtAACTAATTTAAtggttttggttgtttggttcattcatatattttcagcaagtttaagttttgtgaaaaaaaatcgaACCATaactgcttattaggaaagagcagAATATAATTCTTAAATCATTTTGCGGTAATTTGGGGATAATTTCAAAGGAATTTCAAACACTAtacttgctaattatcacctacttaccatgaaatttgcggacctgtaaaatgaagcgttaccaACATATTTAGAAGGGAAAACTAAGAAAAATTGTTAcccaaaatgtctgttgtcAGTTTACAGACTCACTTCCTGCTTCACCTTTGTCctactgtacttactgtagttgtgtgcacacagttttcctgttgATCGAGTGATAATTTAAAGTGTGCTGACTTTCAGTTTGATCCCCAAATAAAGTGAGATCATCTAAACTGTTTTCGACCCGTCAGACTTCTTTCTAGTGATCTCTCCGTGTCCCCAGATCTCAGATATTAACCTGATGCTAACCTGAGTAGTGTTGTTATGATTAATAGAAAGGACAAACAAAACtatggaaaaaagaaagttatCTTTCTATAAATACTGTTCTGAAAAAGTTAATACAAAGCTTACTTACTTTTAAGTAATTTTCCGTCATGTTTGCGTAATGTGCTTGGACTGTTGTTGTGGCATATATTGGTTTCTGGTGTTGAAGTTGAAAATAAATTGGAAATTAGGCTcttaatttgttgtttgtgtcgTCTTCCAAGGAGTTAAAGTagctcttctgtctgtctctcagtaagACGGGGCTGGTGTCGTCGTCTTGGGAGCGTCAGTACTTCTTCACGCAGGGCGGTAATCTGATGCAGCAGGGCCGAGGCGAGGTGGCGGGCGGGCTGGTCATGGACCTCGACAACTGTTCTGTCATGGCGGTCGACTCTGACGACCGCCGCTTCTGCTTCCAGGTCACTTCCTTCGATGGCAAGAAGTGAGAGGGCTGCcgtttttaagttttcagaGTTACAGAAATTATAATTCCACTTGTAAACATTTCTGagatttctgactttttttttgggtcAGAGTGGTGACGCTGCAGTCGGAGAGCAGGAAGGACTGCGAGGAGgtaaaatgttttgctgttatGTGACCTGCTTTGTGTTGACTGTCAGCCATTGTGTTGTCTCCTCATgccgtctctctgctgcttcctccaCCAGTGGATCTCCACCATCAACAACATCTCCAGAAGGATCTACCTGAGTGAGAACGCAGAGGTCTGTGTCCCACTTCCCTCATTAACTTTTATTTACCTGGTCACAGGTTATAGTGGAAATTCTGGCAGCTATCTTTAGGTTTCCGACCTCTTTAGTTTTTCTTTAGATTCATCCAGTGATTCAAAAATCTGGTGTCTGgtcaaatgtcacaaaatgtgaCACATTCTCACTTCCAGtgtagacaggaagttaaaagacaaattGTCCTTGTTGCTGGGAAACAAGAGGGAGATACAAGCGTTTTAAAGTACTTTTTCAGCACCTTTATTAGAGAGTTGACAgggaatgagaggagagagagagagagagagaaggggaacaACATGCTACAACATGCTACAAAGGTCCTCGGCTGGACTTGAATAGGAGACGTGTCACATCGTAGCCTTAACCCATTAACAGCAGGTTAATGCGTATTGTCTTTGAATGACACGTTCATTGATgacatacttttggccatgtattATATCTTAATCTAATATCAATAGATGACAGTATGAATTAAGAGTAGCGAGACACTgtacaaaaaatacacttttactGAAAAGCGATTTGAATTCTgcatgcattcaaaatctttTCCTATTGGTTGATGCTGACAGTCCTGTCATCCTATTGGCAGGAGCTAGCAGCCAGAGTGAACCAATCAGCTCTTGAGGCCGTGACACCGTCACCATCCTTCCAGCAGAGACACGAGAGCATGAGacccagcaggtgtgtgtgtgtgtgtgtgtgtgtgtgtgtgtgtgtgtgtgtgtgtgtgtgtgtgtgtgtgtgtgtgtgtgtgtgtgtgtgtgtgtgtgtgtgtgtgtgtgtgtgtgtgtgtgtgtgtgtgtgtgtgtgtgtgtgtgtctgacaagGAAATACTTAACATACAAAACTATATAGCTATAAGGTGTGATCAACAACCAATCAGCTGCTAGATATAACAAAGATGGACCCTCTTGGCCTATCAGATTTCTGTGGTTAAACTGGACGAGTCAGACCTCCACCAGTAAggccatccatctctctctctccattccaGTAAAGGGCGTGTGGGCCGAGCGAGCAGTATTAGCTCTGTGGGCTCAGAGCCATCGCCTGCCCTTTCTGTGCTCTCATTGGATGCACTGGTTGCCCCGGACACACCCATCCAGTTTGACATAATTTCCCCCGTCAGCGAGGAGAACTCAGGACAGAGCAAGACAGCAGCACAGTCTGgcaggtaggtgtgtgtgtgtgtgtgtttcagcattcATTTATAGAGTCAAAACATAATCATGTCTAGTGGTATCTCTCCATGCAggtagatttgttttttgtccaggttttgagatctATGACTCCACCCGAATTTAGTTTGTGATGCTCACAgcttttgaaaagttttttttttttttaattcaacagcaacatcactTCCAGAAACAGAGGCTGTGTCCGAAATTGTTCcctatttactatttactatataacactgtatttacacactgtggtgcagtggttaggGCTGTCGCCTCACAGCAAAAGGGTTCTGGGTTTGAACCGGCCTTGGGTGTGGAGTTTGCATCTTGTGCCAGCGTGGGTTCTCTCCTGGTTCTCCGGCTTCCTCCCACAAtccaaaaacatgcaggttaggCTAGTTGATGACTCTAAATTGCCTGtaggtgtgactgtgagtgtcACACCCTGTAAAGGAGAAGCAGTTAAAGATAATGGATGGAGTGGACTATATTTACcttctgccattttatttgagtgtccaAATTCTGCATATATAAATGGATCCACAATGCAGTGCCTCGATTTTTGCAGATCTTACTGCTACTGGAACTACTACTACCAAAGGAGTTGACTCTATGAAAGCTGTTGTCAGAGACTAATCAATTTGTGATGATCAATATGGGCTTGATCAGTGTTcaatattctgtgtgtgtttttgtgtgtgtgtgtccacagaagAAGTAATCCATTTGGAGAGTCAGGAGACAGCACATCAGAAGATAGCGAAGGTACCGTCTGTGGTTTCTGTTACAGTGACGCATCCAGTTCAAGTCTGTGACGGTTTAGTTTGATGACGCCGCCCGATGAAAATGCGCCAGTTCTCATGCGCCAAACCTTAATTGGCTCACTACTGCCCCCTTGTGGATAGAGGGAGGAAAACAGCCACTGTAGCTACTGTTGGCAGGTGTGGTGGTTGTTTTCTCCATCATCAACCGTGTGGGGGCAGCAATGAGACCATTTCACACTCGAAAACATACTTCAACAAACTTACAAAGGTGAGAATTATGTTTTGGATTTAGAAGAAAAAATGCTTGGAGGATGAGGACTCCCTGGTTGTTTTTGCAGATAAAAAGCAGCTTTTCACGggaacatgtttgtgtttaaaggTACAAGAAACTGTGAATTTGGATGAAATTGGGTTCCTGCTAATTTCCATGCAGATATATATATggagattatttttttattttatttttttctcccgtGTCTGTTGTCCAGACTCGATCCTCCACCAGCTCTTCATCGTTCGCTTCCTGGGCTCCATGGAGGTGAGGACTGCCGAGTCATCAGAAGTCATCTCTGAGACCATGAGGCAGATCCTGGCAGCCAGAGCCATCCACAACATCTTCAGGATGACAGAATCACACCTGCTGGTCACCTGTGACTGCCTCAAGTATGaaccacagagtgtgtgtgtgtgtttgtgtctgtggggggggggtgtcaatgtggaaaatgtgtctcAGACATTGTGCTGAGAATAGGCATCTCAGAACGTCAAGCTCCTGCCAATCTGAtgattttgtcaacaaaaaaaccccaaaacacttGGAGCACAGACGCAGCAATAATACAACAATGATTAAAACCAGTCTAACCAGTAGATGTTTATACCGGCATCAGAAAATTACTTAATCTGCTTGCAGTGATACATCAATGAATATGATTGAATCTCACAGTATCTGTTGTCCACGGCTGCTTAGTGCCTTTACGCACAgctgttcactgtgtttacCTTTATTAAATCACATGCAAATGACACCAGACTGGTACAccaataaccacacacacacacacacacacacacaccagaccgGTCAGTTATAACTCTGTCTTCTGCCTGTTTATATGGGAGAAGTGACATTACTTGTGgtgctgtgtgttcacattgtgGACATTCTGCAACATCCAGACGACAACATGATTTGAACACGCGTCGCTATGATTggctcagctgtttcagagcgATGACAGCAGTCACTTttagacattttgacctgagaCTGGCTTTAGCTGAAAGGTCAGGGAGTCATGGTTGTTTAGCAGGTCTTATAAGATATGATATCTTACATGTTATATAATgtcaaacattaaaacagaatcTTCATACTGGTAGTTTGGTAGTAAATACAACGTTTTTGCTTCAGCTACTGTTTCCATCAAAGTGCCAATGGTTTATTACCCTGAATACAAACAGGAAAGTGTAACTGTGAGAAAGATCACCATAACACTGATATGGAGAGAGATAATCATAACTGATTTATTTCTATGCAGGAAAAAGCCTTTTTATAtcgatgtgtgttttttttcttttcaggctCATCGATCCTCAGACACAAGTCACTCGACTCAGGGTAAGATgatctccgtctctctgcttAGTTTTAGTCTCAGACACGTTTCTAATGATTTATCATCTCTTTCCGCCTCCTGCAgttccctctctccagtgtgGTTCAGTGTTTGTCCCATCAGGACAACAAGAGGCTGTTTGGTTTCGTTCTGCAGTCAGCAGGCGGGCGGGGTGACAGCCGAGCCGTCTGCTACATCTTCGAGTCCAACAACGACGGAGAGAAGGTCGTCCGTCCGTTCAGCTGTTATTCTCGCTGTCTGACTCTCTGTTCGGTCTGTCTCACCCGTTTGTCTTCTTCACGTGTTTTAGATCTGTGACAGCATCGGTCTGGCCAAGCAGATAGCCTTCCACTCTGAGATGGTGAGACTGATTTGAAACGTCACGATACTGAAGCTAATGCTAACGCTAACTCACTCACattttggtggtggtgatggtacCGTGAGGTGTTGTTGTGGAGGTTAATTATTTGTGTTGTCGTGTTGTCGTTTTTGTTGTGTAGGACCGCAAGGcagtggagaagaggaaggagcagGACAAGGccaaagagaaacagcaggaagaactcagcaaacagagacagatcGAGAaggtgacctttaacctttaagCCCACACTTTAACCATCACACTAAACATAGTTGTTTACTTGTACTGTTAATTAACAAATACATTAGGCGACCTTTAACCCCTGGCTCAGTCTGTTTTAGTTACATTCAGAGATTTAGGGTCTGTCGTAGCAGCAGGGtagcaactaacaattattttcattatcaattaatctgcagatttttattaaaatagatatattttctgtcgatcagataatcgttgcagctctggATCAATCACTCGTTAGTTGATATGTAGTTGATATAAGAGATTATTGTTGCACTTGATAAGGTTTCACCTGATTAGTTGGATTACTGTTTTGTAATAAGTTATCTTATTTGAAACCTTTAGAAttctaataaaaaataaaatattttttcattttcaaatggcCCAGCAACACAAtatgcctttttatttttttatttttgcctccAGGATCTGGAGGAGCAGAGCCGTTTGATTGCCGCCTCGAGTCGCCCCGCTAACCCGCCTGCGGCTGACGGACAATTCCTAGTGCTTAGCAACAGCCAATCGGAGGACAGCGAtgctggagaggaggggaagaagagaggcGAGTCTGAAGCCTAACGGAGCTAACGGAGGATACATGTTTTACCACCCAGGCAAGTCCCAGCTGGTACTGTCAAAGCAACAGCTCAGGAATAAGAGGAGGGGAACGCCACCCGCCCGCCCGGGCTGCCTGGGACTGAAAAACATgtgcctcctctctgctggactCTGTTTGAAGTTTGCGGTGGAGGCTGTCACTCTGAAAACGGAGGAGAAACTAAACGTCCCCTCACTataagaggaggaggggaggaggcgTGGAAACGTCTCGTCGCGgacttgtgttttattctgtgtgtaaAAACGCTGCTTTTTATACCGGCTCCACAAGTATAGATTAACCTgtaagtttctgtttttttatgtttattttatacaaAAGAGCTAACAGCAATGACAGAGGActtaaagcaaaacaacatgTGCGGAATAATGAACCAGGATCTGAAGGAGACGttggagaaaacacagaagtcaCATGTGGACGGTGTCGGTGTCAGCTGTTGCTCAAGGGCTCTTCGGCAGGAGGTGAAGATTTCCCTCCACAAGGAGATCCCGAAGGCCAACAGGACACCTCAGTGTTGTCGGTCCAAAGTGTGAGATGCaatgttgtaaaacaaaaagacaagacgaaagagagcgagagagcatgAAGTCTTATTTAGAAGGGTCCTTCCTGTTGGGATGTTTTCATCGGCTGACCTCAGCATCCTGCAGCATTTtggatatttttatattctttccttccttccttccagtcGCTGGTTTTCGTtcatttcagaaagaaaatcaatttgcaAAGTCTTGAAACTTGCTGAGTGATCATCACAGTAGACCGATTAGaccattaatcgattagttgatcaacagaaaaattaATACGTGATTAATCATtcaagtaatttttcaagcaaaagacttaaaaataaaaatagaccAACATCACCCCACATCTCActgaacatcaacaacaaagtCTTGTGTTGCCACATCTCAAAGCAAGTCTCAAGTCTCTGCGAGCTGATTTTCGTAGTTTAATAAGATGAAGTGATGCCAGCGGCTGCTTGCAAGGTGAAAGGAGACACATATTCAGAAGTCTACAACATCATCCAGTCTGCATGGGTTTGatgatttgcaggtcaaaagatATTCTAGACGTCTTTGGGTAAAATTGGCTGAATTTGGTTGAAAAGATAAAAGGTTTTTAGATGTTTGCTCGTCTACACGTTCTTCACATTTGTGGTTATCTTTTAGCATTACAACCTGGTTAGGGTTGGGAAACGTCATGGTTAAAACATATCAACATTGACTGATTGTAGGAAGTTCACACGGACACAAGTCcttgtaaagtaaatgtaatcGTAGTTcgtttggttgttgtttttccagtgaGGACTAAAgtataatttaatttcaattattcattttagtTCAATCAAATAACTTTTCAACCAAATTCAGCCCAGTTCTGTCCAGATGtttgatttatgatttatgaaCTGAAAATCATTAAGTCAGTGCTCCCTGAGTGTGTTGGGCAGTAAATGCTACGATTTTATGCAAAAACATTAATGTAGACAAAAGGAttggctgtttttaaaatattgacCACTGAAATTTAAGCACCACATTTTCACTACAAGTTAAGAAAGAAACACTGCGACCTCAAAGGTCCGCTCTACTTTTGGATCGGTGAAAATATTTTGGCCCCGACCTCCTTCTGATCTGTAAGAAAAGATCAATAAGCTTCAACGACTTGCCAATATTAACTGTATTTTTCAGAATTTgcctttttctgtgtttgttgaggTAATTGTAGAAAAAACATAACACATCACTAGCCATGTTTTGTCCAGCATCCCAGCATATCATGCCTTTTGTATGCAGTGTGATTTAGCATGTTGTGAGGACCGGggccaacatggctgccacagGAGACCCCGGCGGTGTTAaactacagaaaagaaaatgtgaaactctTTTCATTTGAAGATTCTTACTTCAAAATCTGCGAGTTCTGCCTCCTAAAAAAGTGAAGATTTGCATGAAAGTAGTGCTCATTAATAAGAATCATATACTGTTCATGACTGTTCAGATTTTGGGCCACAGATGCTTCGCTGTTCTTTCTTGGTCCGTTGGATTGTGAAACTCTGGTCTGACATTTGGAGAAGTTGGAGATCCgtcaacacaagcacacatctGATCAAACGTTCTCCTCACTTTTGCCGCATTTGTTGACGGTTCTCCATTTtgaaagctgaaagaaaaaatggcTGCGCTGTTGGCTTCTCTGATGAgctcattttattcattcagtaaatgttttttaacatcTTGCTGCATGTAAAGACCATGTTTCTTAAAGACAGACGGACAGTCCGAGGGTTTCTCCTGACGTCACAATATTTATCTGTGCTTTCGCTAACGTTCATCTGGATCATTGTTTGGGGCCTTTTATGTTTCACAGGTTTTATTCATTAATCTGCCTTTATCCAGAGTGATTCACAGTGATTATCAGTAGAAAAACAACTGAGTAAGCTTCAGTTCCAACATCGTAGACATTACATGTGGGGATGTTAAAGACAAACCTCCTCCGTCTGCTGTGGGGAAGTTAACACGGTGAAG is a window of Enoplosus armatus isolate fEnoArm2 chromosome 3, fEnoArm2.hap1, whole genome shotgun sequence DNA encoding:
- the appl1 gene encoding DCC-interacting protein 13-alpha produces the protein MPGIEKLPIEETLEDSPQTRSLLGVFEEDTAAISNYCTQLYQAMQRIYDAQNELSAATHLTSRLLKEYDKQRFPLGGDDEVMSSTLQQFAKVIDELSSCHAVLSTQLADAMMFPVTQFKERDLKEILTLKEVFQIASDDHDTAINRYSRLSKRRDNDKLRAEAVEDVYTSRKKQHQTMMHYFCSLNTLQYKKKTALLEPLLGYMQAQISFFKLGSENLTQQWEEFLGTIGTSVQNVRREMEQEVGQMQQTIQEMERSCDSLYAPCDPDPAHSPVCHNMTRKQGYLYIRNKTGLVSSSWERQYFFTQGGNLMQQGRGEVAGGLVMDLDNCSVMAVDSDDRRFCFQVTSFDGKKVVTLQSESRKDCEEWISTINNISRRIYLSENAEELAARVNQSALEAVTPSPSFQQRHESMRPSSKGRVGRASSISSVGSEPSPALSVLSLDALVAPDTPIQFDIISPVSEENSGQSKTAAQSGRRSNPFGESGDSTSEDSEDSILHQLFIVRFLGSMEVRTAESSEVISETMRQILAARAIHNIFRMTESHLLVTCDCLKLIDPQTQVTRLRFPLSSVVQCLSHQDNKRLFGFVLQSAGGRGDSRAVCYIFESNNDGEKICDSIGLAKQIAFHSEMDRKAVEKRKEQDKAKEKQQEELSKQRQIEKDLEEQSRLIAASSRPANPPAADGQFLVLSNSQSEDSDAGEEGKKRGESEA